One stretch of Glycine soja cultivar W05 chromosome 7, ASM419377v2, whole genome shotgun sequence DNA includes these proteins:
- the LOC114420728 gene encoding uncharacterized protein LOC114420728 translates to MVRTRGLRRSLGRGIGRAWGGLDEHHPDDVPRRSRPTASVRRQQVRVSVPEEVADMTKDVPQMTEDVPLMITGVPAAGVEGLVADDVVVGSVADDAEGFPGGPCDPSVLTSFPDHVAHNIWTRDERPDMKLASHGRKVEKIGRPTPKIEGLVAATGLSPLIGRLVVTGDLGLISALVER, encoded by the exons atggttagaacgAGAGGTTTACGTCGTTCATTAGGTAGGGGTATAGGCAGAGCCTGGGGTGGACTGGATGAGCATCATCCAGATGATGTTCCTCGACGAAGTAGGCCTACCGCATCCGTCCGCAGGCAACAGGTACGTGTTTCTGTTCCTGAGGAGGTTGCTGATATGACTAAGGATGTTCCTCAGATGACTGAGGATGTTCCTCTGATGATTACGGGCGTACCTGCAGCTGGTGTAGAGGGCTTAGTTgctgatgatgttgttgtaGGATCAGTTGCTGATGATGCTGAGGGATTCCCAGGTGGGCCATGTGACCCATCAGTGCTGACTTCGTTTCCTGATCATGTTGCACACAACATATGGACTAGagat GAACGTCCTGACATGAAGTTGGCCTCCCACGGTAGGAAGGTTGAGAAAATTGGGAGGCCAACACCTAAGATCGAAGGGCTAGTcgctgccacaggattaagcCCTTTGATCGGGCGCTTAGTAGTAACCGGCGATCTGGGACTTATATCTGCACTTGTGGAGAGGTGA